The stretch of DNA GCATTTTTTGACAATAATAAGAACAAGGGGGGTTTCTCTGTTTTCAGCCTTCATGTGCATGAAGATCTGAATGAATGCTTGTGATTCCCTCGGGAAAAAAAAAAGAATGAATCCTTGTGATACATGGTACATACGCTTTACATGTCAAAATAGAGTTGTGTTTCATTTTATTTTTTGAGTTGAAATAAAGTTGTATTTCATCTTAGCCCACTCTAATGCTTATGTGATTGAAAACAGAGTTGTACCTTCTACTCATTTCAGGGACAGCTAATTCTGAACGGAGCTTGTACTTTGTATCAATTAAACCTGCAATGCAGTTTCTAGTCTATCAAAGTGAATGTGGATGTTGCTTATTCCTCCATTAATCTAATATTATAGATCTTTAACAAAAAAATTCTAATACCTATTGATTGCCGCATTAACACAATATCTTATCAACTTGAAGTCTGGAATCAAACATCACACTCAGGGGAACAAATACTGAAGGTTTTGTGCTAGAGATCAGGAGCTGAAATTAGTTTCCACTTTCAAGCAAATCATGGAGCTACAGTAATCTGTGATAGTCATGAGAGATTTACAGTCATATCATGGTAATACACCCTCAGTGCCGGTAAAATGTTATTTACAAACAGAAAAAGGTCATGTATCCAAAAAGATCGAAGACATAGGCATGTGATTTGACCGTAAAACGTGGAACTTTCAATTGGTTCTGTCTGTGGATACAGATAAATCAGCATGGGTGCTTTCCACGTCGTCGTCTAATACAAGATCTTTTTCCAGATTTTTCCCAATTTGAGAATCTGATAATCTGTTGCCAATGAGCTCCCGCAGCTCGAACTCACTAGGAAACCTCTGCTCAGATAATTTTGAGAAGACCTGAAAATGTGAAAAGTAGTTTACTAGGATTAGCGTAATGGATCCAGAGGGGGCTATCACATGAATATCAGCTCTGAAGAACCTGGAATGACCAACACATTAAGCATAGGTACAATATAATCCTGAGAAAGATTTGTACATTCATATTCAGGGAACAAGTACCCTTCCGGTCCACTTTTAGGGAATACAAGCAATCACTTATTCTAAAGCAGGCTGGTATATGAATATTACTGACTAGATGATCCCACTACTTAGTTCATTCTCGGCTCAGCGTTCCAGTAGCAACTAACCTAATAATCTAATATGATCGCTTGATTTATTGTATCACTACACCATAACCGTAACACACAATTTTATAATGCAGGGCAATGAAGTGCAACAAAGGGTGTATCATAGAAACATACCAGTTGTCCATTGCAGTAAACTTCAAAGGCGCCAGAACTTTGTAGAAGAGACTGAGCAAAATTGCCAAACATCCAGACTGATGCCATGGTTCCAAACCTATTAGCACGCAGTGAGTAATACCACGGAGGTGGTACCATCCCAAATCTAGGGAAAATCTGATCACCAGCCATTAATGTTGCTATTGCTCCAACTTGAACAAAAGGCACCATTTTGCCGAGGGCGCGTTTTGGGAAGGGTGGAGGGTAGTTTTCCAAGACGACATGAATCCCAGGAAATGAGGTATCCAGCATGCGCTTCATGGTCATCGCATTTCCCCTGCAGAATTTAGTTTGAAATTATACCATTGTCTGCATACTGATTCATAACAGAGACCACAAGACAATTtcacaaatactccctccgtaacataatataagacgttttttgacactgtcatggtgtcaaaaaacgtcttatattatgtTACAGAGGAGTAACTAACAGAGTATGCTAGAAAAACAAAGTATGATGCTAAAGGGACTACATAGACATCATAAACGAAATTATAAAGACTTCACTCTGTAGGATTTTCATTAAACCATGTCGATAAGAACCTTTTGCTCCGACATACACAGAAACAACCGTTGGTTTAGCTTCATTTGTAAGGTCTAAAGAATATACATCCCGCATACGTATTGCAGATCTTCATTGCATTTCTTTTTAGTTACATACAAGCAGTGATTAGCGATTAGAAGAccagaaagaaatattatgcaaGCCACCTGTAATCATTTTTTGGATATATAATCCACAAATATAGTTCTTGTTTCATCTTTTTGCTTCTCTCAAACAAATAGTCGTGGAACTGATTTACTGTTTTATCTGCCTTGCAAAGCATATAATGACCCAGCAGCATAAATGGCTGCACATAAGGTCAGGAACGGGTTGGAAGCAGTCTGAAGTGGATAGATTATGCTGATAAGTTGCAATTCTTACATAATGAAGTTCACAAGGTACCCAACAGTATGAATGAATGGGACAAAAATTGGCATTCTGTCTTAATAATTAAACTGTGTATCTGTGGACATGGAAAAATTGGTATACATACAAAGTAAACAGGATAACTAGCTTCTCAAACTCCATGGGCAGTACTCTCTCTCAACATTATTTATTCGCTTAAAACACACATGCAACACATGTAAAGGCAGTAATCTCCAGGCCCTTATCGCTCATTTGAAAGTCAAAACACCAAATAGAGATGATCTTCAAAATATCTTACTTTTGGTCAAACATTCAAAACTTAAGTGCAAAAGCCGAGCACGGTCCCGAAAAGTCATCCATCAAACTTCTCCACTCCAGTTGAAGATACAATAAAGTTTTTTTCCCCAGACACTAATTTATTCAGTTATTTCGAGGTATGCACTAACCTATCCCCATCATGACATGTATGGTAGACAGTTTGATGACGGGGCAGAAGGACTCGCCATAATAGAAGGCGGGCTGCTGGGAGTAGCCATGAATGACCCAACAAGCCTTGTAGTGGATGAGAGAGCAGTCTGAATGGAATATGTGTTTACACACCCACTTACTAGGCTGGTGCCAGCCGGAGGAGAAACTAGTGTCCACTTATCGTTGTCAAGAATAGCACGGAGCTCCGCAAGCATAGCCTCTTTCCAGAGAGGATCAAGGAGAGCGCTATGGTAGTTCGAGTGAATGGAAGAAAAGGGTAGAGGTTGACACAACGGCGCAGATGAGCATGTGGCGAAGACCAGGAACAGAGCAAGCGACAGGAACAGCAGCGGCAGGAGCAGATATGGTGTGGGCAAGGGGGAGGTGGCCCGGCGCAGCTgcttctgtgtgtgtgtgtgggggggggggggggggggggggggggcatctggaggaggagcagcagcagTCATCAAGGAGGGCACAAGAGGGGCAGAAATAGTGGTGCTGATAAAGTCTACAAGAAAGTAGAGCAACCCGCTCGTGTCGGTAGAGATCAAGGGTGGTAGCATAAAAGAAAATAGATTCATCAGTGTAGACGTGCCAAGAAATAATGGCGAGATGAAATAGAGAGGTTGAGGCAGTGATAGCCTTTGTGTGAGGAAGGATAACCAAGGAAGACACAAGCTGTGGTTTGATGCGAGAGCTTGTTGGTTGGTACTGGCAGATAGGTTGGGGTACCACAGGCAGCCGAAAGCCCAAAAACCCGAAGGTCGGAGTATTTTGGAGGATGTCCACACAGACGCTGGTAGAGAATAGCAAAGCGGACGCAACTATTCCATCATGCTATAGAGAGTACATGTGTGACATACAAGGCAGGTACAACAACAAATCACGTGAGATTAGGGATTACAATCGTGCAGTTAGGAAATAGGCAAACGCTACAGAATATCTAGTTAACAAAATTTCAATCAGATTTCCTAAAGCACATACCGGTCTCAATTCTGAAGATCCTTCATATTGCTTAGGTGTGATAATTGTAGCCGGTTCACATCATTATGAAGATTTTGAGATCTGAGCTCTCAACATCAGTCAAGCAAAGTGGAGCTCAGTTGACTGGCTGTCATGTGATGGGTGTTCTACACTAACCAAATTACACACATGGGCTTACTTTGGGGCCTCACAATTTGGACATTACTGATGAAACGTTAGGTCTCAGTATGGTCAACGGCCACAGTGTGTATCACAACCATCAGTTCCGGTGAAAAAATCTAACAAAATTTCTTGGATTTGATCTCTGAATTTAACACGGAAGcaagagtatgtgtggaattactTGTAGGAGCAGGACGCGCAGAACTTCAACTCGACTGTGGTGCCGGAGCCAGGTCCATCCACCTGCGCCTCCTACGAAAAGGCACATGAGATCGTCCCGCTT from Triticum urartu cultivar G1812 chromosome 3, Tu2.1, whole genome shotgun sequence encodes:
- the LOC125545205 gene encoding selT-like protein isoform X1 gives rise to the protein MDRVQLVLLGLPILLFCSDVVTLFAPQPPAAPKPHRHPQPAAGAFQPGDSSPDAADSAQLAEAQVDGPGSGTTVELKFCASCSYKGNAMTMKRMLDTSFPGIHVVLENYPPPFPKRALGKMVPFVQVGAIATLMAGDQIFPRFGMVPPPWYYSLRANRFGTMASVWMFGNFAQSLLQSSGAFEVYCNGQLVFSKLSEQRFPSEFELRELIGNRLSDSQIGKNLEKDLVLDDDVESTHADLSVSTDRTN
- the LOC125545205 gene encoding selT-like protein isoform X2; the protein is MDRVQLVLLGLPILLFCSDVVTLFAPQPPAAPKPHRHPQPAAGAFQPGDSSPDAADSAQLAVDGPGSGTTVELKFCASCSYKGNAMTMKRMLDTSFPGIHVVLENYPPPFPKRALGKMVPFVQVGAIATLMAGDQIFPRFGMVPPPWYYSLRANRFGTMASVWMFGNFAQSLLQSSGAFEVYCNGQLVFSKLSEQRFPSEFELRELIGNRLSDSQIGKNLEKDLVLDDDVESTHADLSVSTDRTN